The genomic region ACCCCAGCAGCGGATTCTCGCTGGTGACGCTGAATCCCGAGGCCAAACGCAGATACCGCCCGACGACCGAACGGCTGCAGCGGGCGCTCAAGGCGCACACCGTGGCCACCGCGGCGGACACCAAGCGCTCGTTCCGCGGACCCGCCGCGCGGCACGGCTCGTCCGGGGGAGGGGTGCGGGTCAAGGCCGTCTGCGACTGCGGACGCAACGTCCGGGTCGTTCCCTCGGTCCTCGCCCAGGCCCCGATCGTGTGCGGCGGCTGCGGCAAGCCGTTCCGTATCCCGGAAGCGGCGGTCGCGGTGGGGTGACCCGATGCGGTGTGGCACAATGGGTCGCTGTACTCGACAGTCGCACAGGACCCCTCTCTCCTCCGGCTGACGCGTCCATCGGGCACCTGAGTGCCGCAACCCCACGTGGCATCTTTTGTGCCCAACCACGTCAGAGACCAGGAGACACCACTTCCGTGGCAGTCAAGATCAAGCTGAAGCGTCTGGGCAAGATCCGTTCGCCTCACTACCGCATCATCGTCGCCGACTCCCGTACCCGCCGTGACGGCCGGGCCATCGAGGAGATCGGCCTGTACCACCCGGTGCAGAACCCCTCCCGCATCGAGGTCAACGCGGAGCGCGCGCAGTACTGGCTGTCCGTCGGCGCCCAGCCGACCGAGCCGGTCCTCGCGATCCTGAAGCTCACCGGTGACTGGCAGGCCCACAAGGGTCTCCCGGCCCCCGCGCCGCTGCTGCAGCCGGAGCCCAAGGCTGACAAGCGCGCCCTGTTCGAGGCCCTGGCCACGGACGGCGACGAGGCCAAGGGTGAGGCCATCACCCAGAAGGCCAAGAAGTCGGACAAGAAGGCGGACGAGGCGGCCGACGCTGCTGCGTCCACCGAGTCGACCGAGGCCTGAGCATGCTCGAGGAGGCTCTTGAGCACCTCGTGAAGGGCATCGTCGACAACCCCGACGATGTGCAGGTCGCCTCGCGTGACCTGCGCCGTGGACGCGTGCTCGAGGTCCGGGTTCACCCCGACGACCTCGGCAAGGTGATCGGCCGCAACGGCCGCACCGCGCGCGCCCTGCGTACCGTCGTGGGTGCCATCGGCGGCCGTGGAATCCGTGTCGACCTCGTCGATGTGGACCAGGTTCGCTGAAGAGTTGAACACCGGCCGGGGCCGGGGAGGGCTTTCGAGCCGTCCCCGGCCTTTGTCGTCCGTACACCTCAGTAAGAGATCACCGGGAGAAGTAGCGTGCAGTTGGTAGTTGCGCGGATCGGTCGCGCCCACGGCATCAAGGGCGAGGTCACCGTCGAGGTGCGCACCGACGAGCCCGAGCTCCGGCTCGGGCCCGGGGCCGTGCTCGCCACGGAGCCCGCCCAGGCCGGGCCGCTGACGATCGAGACCGGCCGGGTGCACAGCGGCAGGCTGCTGCTGCGGTTCGAGGGCGTGCGCGACCGTACGGCCGCCGAGGCGCTGCGCAACATCCTGCTGATCGCCGAGGTCGACCCGGCGGAACTGCCCGAGGATCCCGAG from Streptomyces sp. QL37 harbors:
- the rpsP gene encoding 30S ribosomal protein S16 encodes the protein MAVKIKLKRLGKIRSPHYRIIVADSRTRRDGRAIEEIGLYHPVQNPSRIEVNAERAQYWLSVGAQPTEPVLAILKLTGDWQAHKGLPAPAPLLQPEPKADKRALFEALATDGDEAKGEAITQKAKKSDKKADEAADAAASTESTEA
- a CDS encoding RNA-binding protein produces the protein MLEEALEHLVKGIVDNPDDVQVASRDLRRGRVLEVRVHPDDLGKVIGRNGRTARALRTVVGAIGGRGIRVDLVDVDQVR